In the genome of Nocardiopsis composta, one region contains:
- a CDS encoding energy-coupling factor ABC transporter ATP-binding protein, which yields MTPAVHIEGLVYAYPGGVTALNGVDLRIEHGERVAVIGRNGAGKTTMARQLNGIAKPTAGTVTVCGTDTAGATTARLAASVGYVFQNPSDQIFAKTVRADVEFGPRNLGRSAEETARLAEAAMAATDVLDFADHHPYHLSPAERKRVALASVLAMDTPVVVLDEPTTGQDHRSVRRIERIVADLHAAGTTVIAITHDMDFCAESFDRVVAMAQGRVIADGTPAEVFARPEELELARVEPPQISRLAAELGWADQVTTVDGFVEELSRRAGGEAGTPGT from the coding sequence ATGACGCCCGCGGTGCACATCGAAGGGCTGGTCTACGCCTACCCCGGCGGGGTGACCGCGCTGAACGGGGTCGACCTGCGGATCGAGCACGGCGAGCGGGTCGCGGTGATCGGCCGCAACGGCGCCGGCAAGACCACCATGGCCCGCCAGCTCAACGGGATCGCCAAGCCCACCGCGGGCACCGTCACGGTCTGCGGGACCGACACGGCCGGGGCGACCACCGCCCGGCTCGCCGCGTCGGTCGGCTACGTGTTCCAGAACCCCTCGGACCAGATCTTCGCCAAGACGGTCCGCGCCGACGTCGAGTTCGGCCCGCGCAACCTCGGCCGGAGCGCGGAGGAGACGGCCCGGCTGGCCGAGGCCGCGATGGCCGCCACCGACGTGCTGGACTTCGCCGATCACCACCCCTACCACCTGTCCCCGGCGGAGCGGAAGCGCGTCGCGCTCGCCTCGGTGCTGGCCATGGACACCCCCGTGGTGGTGCTGGACGAGCCCACCACCGGCCAGGACCACCGGTCGGTCCGGCGCATCGAGCGGATCGTCGCCGACCTGCACGCCGCCGGCACCACCGTCATCGCCATCACCCACGATATGGACTTCTGCGCGGAGTCCTTCGACCGGGTGGTGGCCATGGCGCAGGGCCGGGTCATCGCCGACGGCACCCCCGCCGAGGTGTTCGCCCGCCCCGAGGAGCTGGAACTGGCCCGGGTGGAGCCGCCGCAGATCAGCCGGCTCGCAGCCGAGCTGGGCTGGGCGGACCAGGTGACCACGGTCGACGGTTTCGTCGAGGAGCTGTCCCGCCGCGCCGGCGGGGAGGCCGGGACCCCCGGAACCTGA
- a CDS encoding energy-coupling factor ABC transporter ATP-binding protein, with product MIVFEDFTYAYPTGSAPVLRGIDLVVEEGGFHGVVGASGAGKSTLAMAVAGFIPHAQGGEYAGRVAVGGAVVADTPLPELVTRVGLVQQNPFDQISGARFTVREEIAFGLENLGVEREEMARRVDAVMADLGITGLADRSPYALSGGQQQVVAVASMLVMRPEVLVLDEPTSQLDPGGARMVVEALGAVRRSGVTVLLVTHALELLAEHADTLHVLVDGEIAAQGPPAETLADDRMEEWGVGRPRYTEAAARARRDGLWEADRALPATLGAAAAGFRAAVRTEGGRR from the coding sequence ATGATCGTGTTCGAGGACTTCACCTACGCCTACCCGACCGGGTCCGCCCCGGTGCTGCGCGGCATCGACCTGGTGGTCGAGGAGGGCGGCTTCCACGGGGTGGTCGGTGCGAGCGGCGCCGGCAAGTCCACGCTGGCCATGGCGGTGGCCGGATTCATCCCGCACGCACAGGGCGGAGAGTACGCCGGCCGGGTGGCGGTCGGCGGCGCGGTCGTCGCCGACACCCCGCTGCCCGAGCTGGTCACCCGGGTGGGCCTGGTGCAGCAGAACCCGTTCGACCAGATCTCCGGGGCCCGGTTCACCGTCCGCGAGGAGATCGCGTTCGGCCTGGAGAACCTGGGCGTCGAGCGGGAGGAGATGGCCCGCCGGGTCGACGCGGTCATGGCGGACCTGGGCATCACCGGGCTGGCCGACCGCTCCCCCTACGCGCTCTCCGGCGGCCAGCAGCAGGTCGTCGCGGTGGCGTCGATGCTGGTGATGCGACCGGAGGTGCTGGTGCTGGACGAGCCCACCTCCCAGCTGGACCCCGGCGGCGCGCGGATGGTGGTCGAGGCGCTGGGCGCGGTCCGCCGCTCGGGGGTGACCGTGCTGCTCGTCACGCACGCCCTGGAGCTGCTCGCCGAGCATGCCGACACGCTGCACGTACTGGTCGACGGGGAGATCGCGGCGCAGGGGCCGCCCGCCGAGACCCTGGCCGACGACCGGATGGAGGAGTGGGGCGTCGGACGCCCCCGCTACACCGAGGCCGCGGCCCGGGCCCGCCGGGACGGGCTGTGGGAGGCCGACCGCGCGCTGCCGGCCACCCTCGGCGCGGCCGCGGCCGGGTTCCGAGCCGCCGTACGGACCGAAGGGGGCCGCCGATGA